The Acidicapsa acidisoli genome has a window encoding:
- a CDS encoding MBOAT family O-acyltransferase: MDTASLQFVLFGLIAAALSNLSRSRAWRSMVILLASLIFLAILAKSAVVLIPLAAFLLFGYGVLAMRERGWFRNWFGSAAWSIPAVIFAYVWLKKYTFLPERFFLHFPYFTLGLSYIFFRVLHLLIEASEEAGAEEKQHIGFGAYLLYTLNFTTLVSGPIQRYDEFARDQFAVQPLPLGPSVIGLQLERIIRGFFKVNVLAMLLHRMQENGLEQLMQPVSIEHKLYAATQLTIAYPFFLYANFSGYIDIVIALARLMRIRLPENFDRPFSASSFLDFWNRWHITLSMWLKTYVYNPLLMALMRRISSISLQPFLGVMCFFVTFFLIGVWHGRTSEYIVFGILQGGGVAINKLWQLWLTRILGRKAYKDLAKNAIYIAFGRGLTFGWFAFTMFWFWANWKQIGTIFSSISVVSWLVVWLAIWFGATAVLAMWEQLRAMVLTLRTPEGPAFTSRYALMVYATAMGVIALVITVVLNQPAPAIVYKAF; encoded by the coding sequence ATGGATACAGCATCCCTGCAATTTGTGCTGTTCGGGTTGATCGCCGCGGCACTCTCGAATCTCAGCCGTTCGCGTGCCTGGCGCTCGATGGTGATCCTGCTGGCCAGCTTGATCTTTCTGGCGATTCTGGCGAAGAGCGCTGTCGTGTTGATCCCGTTGGCTGCATTTCTACTCTTTGGCTATGGCGTTCTTGCGATGCGGGAGCGTGGCTGGTTCAGGAACTGGTTTGGGAGTGCCGCCTGGAGCATTCCGGCGGTAATCTTCGCTTACGTGTGGTTGAAGAAGTATACGTTCTTGCCGGAACGGTTCTTCCTGCACTTTCCCTACTTCACTCTTGGGCTTTCCTATATATTTTTTCGCGTCCTGCACCTGTTGATCGAAGCCAGTGAAGAAGCCGGAGCAGAAGAAAAGCAGCACATCGGCTTTGGCGCCTATCTGCTCTATACCTTGAATTTCACAACCCTCGTCTCCGGCCCGATTCAGCGCTACGATGAGTTTGCGCGAGACCAGTTTGCGGTTCAGCCTCTTCCTCTCGGACCAAGTGTGATTGGACTTCAACTGGAGCGTATCATTCGCGGGTTCTTCAAAGTTAATGTATTGGCAATGCTGCTGCACAGGATGCAGGAGAATGGGCTCGAGCAGCTTATGCAGCCGGTCTCGATTGAGCACAAGTTGTACGCCGCGACTCAACTGACGATCGCATATCCATTTTTTCTCTACGCTAATTTCTCCGGTTACATCGACATTGTGATCGCGTTAGCGCGCTTGATGCGGATTCGGCTGCCTGAAAATTTCGACCGCCCCTTCTCAGCATCGTCATTCCTGGATTTTTGGAATCGGTGGCATATAACACTCTCTATGTGGCTCAAGACTTATGTCTATAACCCGCTACTCATGGCATTGATGCGGCGCATCTCTTCGATTTCGTTGCAGCCATTTTTAGGTGTCATGTGCTTTTTCGTGACATTTTTTCTAATCGGCGTCTGGCACGGGCGCACATCGGAATACATTGTCTTCGGTATCCTCCAAGGCGGGGGAGTTGCGATCAACAAGCTCTGGCAACTTTGGCTCACACGTATCCTCGGCCGCAAGGCTTACAAGGATCTTGCCAAGAATGCGATCTACATTGCTTTTGGACGCGGCCTGACGTTCGGCTGGTTTGCCTTTACCATGTTCTGGTTTTGGGCAAATTGGAAGCAGATTGGCACGATCTTTTCTTCGATCAGTGTTGTTTCGTGGCTCGTCGTATGGCTGGCAATCTGGTTCGGCGCTACCGCGGTATTGGCAATGTGGGAGCAACTGCGTGCGATGGTGCTGACGCTCCGAACGCCGGAAGGGCCCGCGTTCACCAGCCGCTACGCCCTGATGGTTTACGCGACGGCTATGGGCGTGATTGCTCTCGTGATCACAGTTGTGCTCAATCAGCCTGCTCCGGCAATCGTGTACAAAGCATTCTAG
- a CDS encoding acyl carrier protein, with product MDESDIYARLTEIFEDVFDDDSITATPALSAKDVDGWDSLTHIRLILTVEKAFKVKFSTSEIGKMETVGDLVTLIKARV from the coding sequence ATGGATGAGTCAGATATCTACGCCCGGCTAACGGAAATCTTCGAAGACGTCTTCGATGATGATTCGATCACTGCGACTCCTGCGCTGTCGGCCAAAGACGTGGATGGATGGGATAGCCTGACCCACATTCGGCTGATACTCACGGTTGAGAAGGCGTTCAAAGTCAAATTTTCGACTTCGGAAATTGGCAAGATGGAAACCGTTGGCGACCTGGTGACGCTGATCAAGGCTCGAGTTTGA
- a CDS encoding SGNH/GDSL hydrolase family protein, with protein sequence MESGRKVEVYNEATGGKFRGGPYPTQNSVQHFDQVLAAHPDLILWVITPTDITNAGSKENEDSTETGAIQENLRSATASAKPLRFWDKIAASIANGTLGERLKSRWEDTRTSFALKHLLIASESENEYIQSYLRNGDNANFLKTEPDSKWQRQLQYFDVELAGIVGLAKSSGVPLIAVLVPNRPQAAMLANSEWPAGYDPFKLENEIRASIINHGGSFIDILGDFRRIPGPERDYFPVDGHPDGEGHAIISRFLARELTSGAVPELKASTPPDIATEP encoded by the coding sequence ATGGAGAGCGGGCGGAAAGTTGAGGTGTACAACGAGGCCACAGGTGGCAAATTCAGAGGCGGACCATACCCAACTCAGAACTCTGTGCAGCATTTCGATCAAGTACTGGCCGCTCATCCCGACCTGATTCTCTGGGTTATCACTCCGACAGATATTACGAACGCCGGATCAAAAGAGAATGAGGATTCTACGGAGACGGGGGCCATTCAGGAGAATCTGCGATCAGCGACAGCCTCCGCAAAGCCCCTGCGTTTCTGGGACAAGATCGCGGCTTCGATTGCGAATGGAACGCTCGGCGAGCGGTTGAAATCTCGCTGGGAAGACACCCGAACATCTTTCGCGCTGAAGCATCTCCTGATCGCGAGCGAAAGTGAGAATGAGTATATTCAGTCGTATCTTCGAAACGGGGACAACGCCAACTTTCTGAAGACCGAACCTGACTCCAAATGGCAGAGGCAACTGCAGTACTTCGACGTCGAGCTGGCAGGAATAGTAGGGCTTGCTAAGAGTTCGGGTGTGCCCCTTATCGCGGTATTGGTGCCGAATCGCCCTCAGGCGGCAATGCTAGCGAATAGCGAGTGGCCGGCTGGTTACGACCCGTTTAAGCTGGAAAACGAAATCCGCGCGAGCATCATCAACCATGGTGGAAGCTTCATCGACATCCTCGGCGACTTCCGTCGCATCCCCGGCCCCGAGCGAGATTACTTTCCCGTAGATGGCCACCCCGATGGCGAGGGGCACGCAATCATCTCCAGGTTTCTGGCTAGGGAGTTAACCAGCGGGGCAGTGCCGGAGCTGAAAGCTTCGACTCCACCCGACATCGCAACGGAGCCTTGA
- a CDS encoding HAD-IIIC family phosphatase, which produces MNSLYSELQWLLPVPKDFSDRLKALDNSSGPLGSELRALAQYGLSLNQLTKLAKAIARAKSDGKSLDPLVPFRLAVLSNSTIDLMVPALVASAARRGIALEVIQPSYDQVAQEALTPDSKVNSSRPDAVLFALDYRALPLKLSLGDSEGSAATVEGVIGYLQALRDGIKKHSNAVCIFQSFAPPVETLFGSLDRALPGSTRSLIDGINRELAELVLRSGDVLLDVAGLAETVGLANWHDTQLWNLAKFSFSDELIPLYCDHVARVVAALRGKSGKVLVLDLDNTVWGGIIGDDGLEGIKIAQGDAIGEAHLAVQRMALDLRRRGIVLAVSSKNTDEVARAPFEQHPEMLLKLDHIAVFQANWNDKATNIQAIAEELSLGLDSIVFLDDNPVERGLVRKLLPQVAVPELPEDPSAYARTLAAGGYFEAVTLAAEDLKRASFYQDNAKRASLQRQAGGVDAYLASLEMTITFQPFDGKGRARIVQLINKSNQYNLTTRRYTEPEILELECDPTVFTLQVRLADIFGDNGMISVVICRPAGNEKWEIDTWLMSCRVLGRKVEHMVLRKIVEHAHAAGVHKLIGTYRPTERNKLVVDHYAKLGFNKVREEESGLTEWELLIEGTTDWEGVPMEVVSTGFAIGAEAPVS; this is translated from the coding sequence ATGAATTCACTTTATTCGGAATTGCAATGGCTGCTGCCGGTGCCGAAGGATTTCTCTGACAGGCTGAAGGCGTTGGACAATTCGTCTGGTCCGCTGGGGAGCGAATTGCGTGCGTTGGCTCAATATGGTTTGAGCCTGAACCAACTAACGAAACTAGCGAAGGCAATTGCCAGGGCAAAGAGCGACGGCAAGTCTTTGGATCCACTGGTACCGTTCCGCCTTGCGGTCCTGAGCAACTCGACGATCGATCTAATGGTCCCGGCGCTGGTGGCGAGTGCTGCGCGGCGTGGCATAGCTCTTGAGGTGATTCAGCCTTCCTACGATCAGGTGGCTCAAGAGGCGCTGACGCCCGATTCGAAAGTAAATTCCTCGAGACCGGATGCGGTGCTTTTCGCACTCGATTATCGGGCCCTTCCTTTGAAGCTGTCCCTGGGGGACTCCGAGGGTTCGGCCGCTACCGTTGAGGGAGTCATCGGCTATCTGCAAGCGCTTCGTGATGGCATCAAGAAGCACTCGAACGCGGTTTGCATCTTTCAAAGCTTCGCTCCTCCCGTTGAAACCCTGTTTGGCAGTCTCGACCGCGCACTCCCTGGCTCGACTCGGAGTCTGATCGATGGAATCAACCGCGAGCTTGCTGAGCTTGTTTTACGTTCCGGCGATGTCCTGCTGGACGTCGCCGGACTCGCGGAGACCGTCGGTCTTGCGAACTGGCATGACACGCAACTTTGGAACCTGGCTAAATTTTCCTTTTCGGACGAACTCATTCCGCTCTACTGCGATCACGTGGCCCGTGTTGTTGCCGCGCTTCGGGGCAAGAGCGGGAAAGTCCTGGTCCTCGACCTCGACAACACTGTCTGGGGGGGGATCATCGGAGACGACGGCCTGGAGGGCATCAAGATTGCCCAGGGAGATGCGATCGGCGAGGCCCATCTTGCGGTTCAACGAATGGCTCTCGATTTGCGCCGGCGCGGAATTGTGCTGGCCGTGTCATCGAAAAACACCGATGAGGTTGCGCGTGCCCCGTTCGAACAGCATCCAGAGATGTTACTGAAGCTTGACCACATTGCTGTCTTCCAGGCCAACTGGAACGACAAAGCTACCAACATTCAGGCCATCGCTGAGGAGCTTTCGCTGGGCCTCGACTCAATCGTTTTTCTCGATGACAATCCGGTGGAGCGCGGGCTGGTGCGCAAACTGCTTCCTCAAGTTGCTGTCCCGGAACTCCCGGAAGATCCGTCCGCTTACGCCAGAACTCTCGCTGCGGGCGGCTATTTTGAAGCCGTTACCCTGGCAGCCGAGGATCTCAAACGCGCCAGCTTTTACCAGGACAATGCGAAGCGAGCCAGCTTGCAAAGGCAAGCGGGTGGCGTTGACGCGTATCTGGCATCGCTGGAGATGACCATTACCTTCCAGCCTTTTGATGGGAAGGGCCGGGCACGCATCGTTCAACTGATCAACAAATCCAACCAGTACAACCTCACTACGCGCCGCTATACCGAGCCTGAGATTCTCGAACTGGAGTGCGACCCGACAGTTTTCACCTTGCAGGTGCGTCTGGCGGACATCTTCGGCGACAACGGCATGATCAGCGTAGTAATTTGCAGGCCCGCGGGGAATGAGAAATGGGAGATCGATACCTGGCTGATGAGTTGCAGGGTGCTTGGACGCAAAGTTGAGCACATGGTTCTTCGCAAGATTGTCGAGCATGCGCACGCTGCTGGCGTTCACAAGCTGATCGGTACTTATCGGCCGACAGAGCGCAACAAGCTAGTTGTTGATCACTATGCCAAGCTTGGGTTTAACAAGGTACGAGAAGAAGAATCAGGCCTGACGGAGTGGGAGTTACTTATAGAGGGCACGACAGATTGGGAGGGGGTGCCCATGGAGGTTGTCTCGACCGGCTTTGCTATTGGTGCGGAGGCGCCGGTGTCATGA